One window of Aspergillus oryzae RIB40 DNA, chromosome 3 genomic DNA carries:
- the mrpl4 gene encoding mitochondrial 54S ribosomal protein uL29m (predicted protein): MLTIRCLGRSWSIQELREKSWEDLHALWWVCVKERNRIATSQLERQRLKAGYGEWELDNRDRTIRVTQKSIKHVLRERWYAWEDAQKLYNSGYRPQEEGAEEASSTA; the protein is encoded by the exons ATGCTCACCATCCGTTGTTTAGGCCGCTCCTGGTCGATTCAGGAACTCCGTGAGAAGTCCTGGGAGGATCTCCATGCTCTTTGGTGGGTCTGTGTCAAGGAGCGTAATCGCATAGCCACTTCCCAACTGGAAAGACAGCGACTGAAGGCTGGTTACGGAGAATGGGAGCTTGATAACCGGGACCGGACG ATCCGCGTTACACAAAAGAGCATCAAGCACGTTCTCCGGGAAAGATGGTATGCCTGGGAAGACGCCCAGAAATTGTACAACAGTGGTTACCGGCCACAGGAAGAGGGTGCTGAAGAGGCATCGAGCACGGCATAA
- a CDS encoding secretory pathway gdp dissociation inhibitor (RAB proteins geranylgeranyltransferase component A (RAB escort protein)) has translation MDEIAPEYDVVVLGTGLTECVLSGVLSVKGNKVLHIDRNDHYGGEAASVNIETLFKKYGNVRPGEEPWKKYGRVNDWNIDLVPKLLMANGELTNILVSTDVTRYLEFKQIAGSYVQQGKSPKATVAKVPSDANEALRSSLMGMFEKRRAKKFLEWVGEFKEDDPSTHQGLNIAQCTMKEVYDKFSLEENTRDFIGHSMALYQSDDYIGKSGMAADAINRIRLYVNSMARYGKSPYIYPLYGLGELPQGFARLSAIYGGTYMLNTNIDEVLYENGKVSGIKATMKDRDDSGETMSFTTKTKKILADPSYFPSKAKVTGYLLKAICILKHPIDKTDGSDSLQLIIPQSQVGRKHDIYIAMVSSAHNVCPKGYYIAIVSTIAESDANHHIELEPGFERLGEIEEKFFGPPIPLYEPLESGENDNIFISKSYDATSHFETTTADVRDIYRRATGEELVVEGLREDQRLAQE, from the exons ATGGATGAGATCGCCCCCGAatatgatgttgttgttctcgGCACTG GCCTGACCGAGTGTGTGCTTTCTGG TGTTCTGAGTGTCAAGGGAAATAAGGTTCTTCACATTGATCGCAATGATCACTACGGAGG AGAGGCTGCTTCCGTGAACATCGAAACA CTTTTCAAGAAATACGGCAACGTCCGCCCCGGCGAAGagccatggaagaagtatGGACGGGTCAATGACTGGAACATTGACCTGGTCCCCAAGCTGCTGATGGCCAACGGCGAGTTGACGAATATCCTGGTTTCCACCGATGTCACACGTTACCTCGAGTTCAAGCAGATTGCCGGCAGCTACGTccaacaaggaaagagcCCCAAGGCCACTGTGGCGAAGGTTCCTTCAGATGCCAACGAAGCACTTCGTTCATCTCTCATGGGCATGTTCGAGAAGCGGAGGGCCAAGAAATTTCTCGAATGGGTTGGCGAATTCAAGGAAGACGACCCTAGTACTCACCAGG GCTTGAACATTGCTCAGTGCACCATGAAGGAAGTCTATGACAAATTCAGCTTGGAAGAAAACACCCGTGACTTCATTGGCCACTCCATGGCCCTGTATCAGTCCGACGACTATATTGGAAAGAGTGGAATGGCCGCCGATGCCATCAACCGCATCCGCTTGTACGTGAACTCTATGGCCCGCTACGGCAAGTCGCCCTACATCTACCCGCTCTACGGTCTGGGTGAGCTCCCTCAGGGCTTCGCTCGTTTGTCTGCTATCTACGGAGGTACCTACATGCTTAACACCAACATCGATGAGGTCCTCTATGAGAACGGCAAGGTTTCTGGAATCAAGGCCACCATGAAGGATCGGGATGACAGCGGCGAAACCATGAGCttcaccaccaagaccaagaagattCTGGCCGACCCATCTTATTTCCCTAGCAAGGCCAAGGTTACCGGATACTTGCTGAAGGCGATCTGCATCCTGAAGCACCCCATCGACAAGACGGACGGTAGCGACTCTCTGCAGCTGATCATTCCCCAGTCGCAGGTTGGAAGAAAGCACG ATATCTACATCGCTATGGTTTCATCGGCACACAACGTTTGCCCCAAGGGCTACTATATCGCTATTGTCTCGACCATTGCTGAGTCTGATGCTAACCACCACATTGAGCTGGAGCCTGGCTTTGAGCGCTTGGGTGAGATTGAGGAGAAGTTCTTCGGTCCCCCCATTCCGCTCTACGAGCCTCTGGAGAGCGGTGAGAACGacaacatcttcatctccaagAGCTACGATGCTACATCTCATTTTGAAACCACAACAG CCGATGTTCGTGATATTTATCGCCGTGCGACAGGTGAAGAACTAGTCGTTGAAGGCCTCCGGGAGGATCAGCGGCTTGCCCAGGAGTAA
- a CDS encoding origin recognition complex subunit 4 (origin recognition complex, subunit 4): protein MKESRASKRRRVSDAPSVDGDGDVAMGDGVAASPTPQKNARDDEHTGSPTASRSARRRASKGGSKVAEEEPDKENENEPETPSRPGLRSSGRQRKAPQRYEDEVTGTPASTRRAPPASGRSGATPRSTRKARHVSEDDDEEVESPQSEPQTERLTRTRSRRPPVRFTGTETNTNGDEEFGVRQSPSPDEYQDGLDDLVSMQLQQDLAQNDFAGKDETVIGGETLPAYAESLQTLSYNGLTAELGALTTIILDKLTGKRCIPLKGLESEYDKVHQLVEQTVSVGEGNSLLLLGSRGSGKTAIVETIISSLKREHHNDFHVVRLNGFLHTDDRLALREMWRQLGRETNTEEEAGKVSSYADTMATLLALLSHPEELFGASNNTDTVTAAKSIVIILDEFDLFVTHPRQTLLYNLFDIAQARKAPIAVLGLTTKVDVTEMLEKRVKSRFSHRYVYVPLPRSLEGFSEICRAGLDLEDKEVSDYLEEANPETRSLITSEKFARVLEGWRAYLQGLWSDEAFQAHLRRIFFQTRSAKEFFTSALIGMTELHYSTYDPTGGAATLQIPTPTTFSSQSLSCPDPGPLPFSTSTTTSASPSSLPLSLLLAATRLAALYDPGLEATQPQSLAPLALSFPAAYAEYVRLLTFAKTSASVSGAAATPGRVWGRDVAREAWEKLISWGLISPVGGGSGTADGRMFRVEISFEEVVDMAGSGGSLGKWWRDG from the exons atgaaggaatCGCGGGCTAGCAAGCGGAGAAGGGTGTCTGATGCGCCTAGcgtagatggagatggggatgttgCAATGGGTGATGGGGTCGCCGCATCTCCGACACCGCAGAAAAACGCTCGGGACGACGAACACACAGGGTCACCGACCGCCTCACGATCAGCGCGACGTCGGGCGTCAAAAGGAGGCTCAAAAGTtgcggaagaagaaccgGATAaagagaatgagaatgagcCAGAGACACCTTCTAGGCCTGGTCTACGATCGAGTGGGCGGCAGCGCAAAGCGCCCCAGAGATATGAAGACGAGGTAACTGGTACGCCTGCGTCGACTAGGAGGGCTCCCCCGGCGTCAGGACGCAGTGGTGCCACCCCGAGGAGTACGCGGAAGGCAAGACATGTAtccgaagacgacgacgaggaggTAGAGTCGCCGCAATCGGAGCCTCAGACCGAGAGGctgacgaggacgaggtcCAGGAGACCTCCTGTGCGGTTTACTGGAACTGAGACAAATACGAATGGTGATGAGGAATTCGGGGTGCGGCAGTCCCCTTCTCCGGATGAATACCAGGATGGATTGGACGATCTTGTCTCAATGCAATTACAACAAGATCTTGCCCAGAATGATTTCGCTGGGAAGGATGAGACTGTAATTGGCGGCGAAACACTTCCGGCTTACGCTGAATCATTGCAGACACTGTCTTACAACGGCTTGACCGCTGAACTGGGGGCGCTGACTACGATCATCCTTGACAAACTTACTGGCAAGAGATGTATTCCTTTGAAAGGCCTGGAGAGTGAGTATGACAAGGTTCATCAGCTTGTGGAGCAGACGGTCAGCGTTGGAGAGGGCAATTCGTTGTTACTTCTCGGATCACGAGGTTCCGGGAAAACCGCTATAGTCGAGACCATCATCTCGTCGCTAAAAAGGGAACACCACAATGACTTCCACGTCGTTCGTCTCAACGGGTTCTTGCATACAGATGACCGGTTGGCGCTTCGTGAGATGTGGCGCCAGCTTGGTCGTGAAACCAATACTGAAGAAGAGGCGGGGAAAGTAAGCAGCTACGCGGACACGATGGCCACTCTTCTCGCTCTCTTGTCGCACCCAGAGGAGCTGTTTGGTGCTTCTAATAATACAGATACCGTAACCGCAGCCAAGTCCATTGTTATTATACTGGATGAGTTCGACCTCTTTGTCACTCACCCACGTCAGACCCTCCTGTATAATCTGTTCGATATTGCGCAAGCGCGGAAGGCCCCTATCGCGGTCTTGGGCCTGACTACGAAAGTGGATGTGACTGAGATGCTGGAAAAGCGAGTGAAGAGTCGGTTCAGCCATCGCTACGTCTATGTACCACTCCCAAGATCATTAGAAGGCTTTTCCGAAATTTGTCGAGCTGGTCTGGACCTGGAAGATAAGGAGGTTTCGGACTACTTGGAAGAGGCCAATCCCGAGACGCGCTCACTTATCACATCCGAAAAGTTCGCAAGGGTATTGGAAGGGTGGAGAGCGTATTTGCAG GGCCTGTGGAGTGATGAGGCGTTTCAAGCGCATTTACGGAGGATATTCTTTCAAACTAGATCGGCAAAGGAGTTCTTTACCAGCGCTTTGATTGGCATGACGGAGCTGCATTACAGCACCTACGACCCCACAGGCGGAGCTGCCACGCTCCAGATCCCAACGCCAACCACCTTTAGCAGCCAAAGCCTATCTTGTCCAGATCCCGGACCTCTGCCGTTCTCCACCTCGACGACGACCTCTGCCAGTCCCTCGTCGCTGCCCCTATCTTTGTTGTTGGCGGCCACCCGGCTGGCTGCGTTGTATGATCCGGGCCTAGAAGCTACACAGCCCCAGAGTCTGGCTCCCCTGGCGCTATCATTCCCCGCAGCATATGCCGAGTACGTCCGGCTTTTGACGTTCGCTAAAACATCGGCTTCCGTGTCCGGCGCCGCCGCAACCCCTGGACGAGTCTGGGGTCGGGACGTTGCGCGTGAAGCGTGGGAGAAGCTGATCAGTTGGGGGCTGATCAGTCCGGTTGGCGGAGGCAGTGGCACAGCAGATGGTCGGATGTTCCGGGTGGAAATTAGCTTTGAAGAAGTGGTTGACATGGCTGGATCAGGTGGTTCCCTGGGGAAATGGTGGCGCGACGGTTAA
- the flbA gene encoding developmental regulator FlbA (predicted protein), translating to MPTISSIPLDQGSPPSSHLRHSHHRLPTQSSLSNIPVPVSSSPDDFPSSTPPSASCTLTSATPAVAAPTTRTSTFTSTTSFTGSVIGSISRRNRRSFAALAREKTSNAFANLSAIGGTTNATLRSSASSGSLSKHSRKLSQVSVSEATGASPLTPPLSDSSTSSEQLSNTPIESPANPITPAVAEQVERRRQTLQHVPSLVGQQAQAVTPSKMHQTSSRLLRMTEDDRPFTKDFMDLFSTLMVSLKLDSHRVRFTRYDHSFTSEEAINNLGSLKFSQSNRMPDPKDPSRIVTTTTTTTFSMAKEMARSVCQRFVDARFIESVDGKASQFFPLKGALYQLTPKGINILQRFCQRNGITARHVIDVLESPRNTMQLVNLERDSETDKLSHDRATIEVIFRRFAGQDGPNVKSSISTSDSDSLSDYSNGLVGVKMAKERKINDKILINTFTGKAAVDWLMDCSTTIERRETVLIAELFVKYGLITMLQEDKLMPLPDNSIVGFQPSKNAIYGITERGQRVCGWIARDKSRETTAYDSRGIPKDSNNARLNHILHDPALRLLFREFLRYSLCEENLSFYLDVSEFTATYHKAEKVGTFKKSDSVRETLAAAYGLYNAFLAPGSPCELNIDHALRNSLASRMTKAVGDDESMFKSLQEVVHLFEMAQTSVFKLMSSDSIPKFLRDPKYAHILQEHDVELIGATRSYSPTPANVPERSMSRSARS from the exons ATGCCAACCATATCTTCCATTCCCCTCGACCAAGGatctcctccctcttcacATCTTCGTCATTCTCACCACCGTCTTCCTACCCAATCTTCTCTCTCTAACATACCTGTCCCggtctcttcctccccggaCGACTTCCCTTCTTCTACACCCCCATCCGCCTCTTGTACTCTCACCTCCGCAACCCCCGCTGTCGCTGCCCCCACGACCAGAACTTCCACGTTCACCAGCACTACCAGTTTCACTGGATCTGTAATTGGATCGATCTCGCGACGTAATCGCCGATCttttgctgctttggcccgTGAAAAGACTTCGAACGCTTTTGCCAATCTCTCGGCCATTGGAGGTACCACCAACGCTACTCTACGTTCTTCAGCCTCGTCCGGAAGCTTGTCGAAACATTCGCGCAAGCTCTCCCAAGTCAGCGTCAGTGAAGCTACAGGAGCGTCGCCGCTGACTCCACCATTATCGGACAGCAGCACGAGCAGTGAGCAATTGAGTAACACACCCATTGAGTCTCCCGCCAACCCGATTACTCCGGCTGTGGCCGAACAAGTCGAAAGGCGCCGTCAGACCCTTCAACACGTCCCATCTTTGGTAGGGCAACAGGCGCAAGCCGTAACTCCATCGAAAATGCATCAAACATCTTCAAGGCTATTGCGTATGACTGAAGATGATCGTCCTTTTACGAAG GATTTTATGGATTTGTTTTCGACATTGATGGTCAGCTTGAAATTGGATTCGCATCGCGTACGATTTACGAGATACGACCACTCGTTCACATCTGAAGAAGCAATCAACAATCTTGGATCCCTCAAATTTTCCCAGTCCAACCGCATGCCAGACCCCAAGGATCCTTCTCGTATTGTTACGACCACTACGACAACCACGTTCtccatggccaaggaaatgGCCCGCTCAGTGTGCCAACGGTTTGTCGATGCGAGGTTCATTGAATCTGTTGATGGCAAGGCCTCTCAATTTTTCCCATTGAAGGGAGCTTTGTATCAACTTACACCCAAAGGAATTAATATTTTGCAAAGATTTTGCCAGAGGAACGGTATCACCGCACGCCATGTGATCGATGTGCTGGAATCTCCTCGTAATACAATGCAGCTTGTCAACCTGGAGCGCGATTCTGAGACCGATAAGCTATCTCATGATCGTGCCACTATTGAGGTCATCTTTCGCCGGTTTGCTGGCCAAGATGGACCTAATGTCAAGAGCAGCATATCCACCTCCGACTCGGACTCACTGAGCGATTATTCGAATGGTCTGGTTGGAGTGAAGATGGCCAAGGAGCGTAAAATCAACGACAAGATTCTTATCAACACCTTTACTGGAAAAGCCGCGGTAGATTGGTTAATGGACTGTTCGACTACTATCGAACGCCGGGAAACTGTTCTCATTGCTGAGTTGTTCGTCAAATATGGACTGATCACAATGTTGCAGGAGGATAAGTTGATGCCTCTGCCGGATAACTCGATAGTTGGATTCCAGCCCTCCAAGAACGCAATTTATGGCATTACGGAACGAGGCCAGCGAGTTTGTGGGTGGATAGCACGGGACAAGTCTCGCGAGACTACAGCATACGACAGCCGCGGTATTCCAAAGGACTCGAACAACGCTCGGTTGAACCACATTCTTCATGATCCTGCTCTGAGACTTCTTTTCCGTGAATTCCTCCGCTATTCTTTGTGTGAGGAGAACTTGTCCTTCTACTTGGATGTTTCCGAGTTTACTGCAACTTATCACAAGGCGGAGAAGGTTGGCACATTCAAGAAGTCTGACTCTGTTCGTGAGACCCTGGCTGCAGCATATG GTCTTTATAACGCCTTCCTGGCTCCCGGTTCTCCTTGTGAGCTTAATATTGACCACGCACTGCGCAACAGCTTGGCCAGTCGCATGACTAAGGCTGTAGGGGATGACGAATCAATGTTCAAGAGTCTCCAGGAAGTTGTGCACTTGTTTGAGATGGCGCAGACTTCTGTTTTCAAGTTGATGTCAAGT GATTCGATCCCGAAGTTTTTGCGCGACCCTAAGTACGCCCATATCCTCCAGGAGCATGATGTCGAGTTGATCGGCGCCACAAGGTCTTATTCGCCAACCCCAGCCAACGTTCCAGAACGCTCGATGAGTCGCTCGGCTCGGTCATGA
- a CDS encoding CDC73 C-terminal domain-containing protein (RNA polymerase II assessory factor Cdc73p): MQSDPSLQDPLLALRRAIAAGSLPTPTTSSDPSDQNATDNLAKATHLFFRNPSPQTIPLNAPTRFFSTASDSAVDLRSIFFAWQKKDVAIPDYIASAQELNESLRQKERKEGEQEEQVQNLVFVERLDLITWLEGASDESEYIKPLEGAAAAAASAVDQAQASANIASGAAGGVSAVPSGAPGATAPSGGAQQGKTAKVVDPRLQEIYNGERKMGDRNSVLRGIKPTDFSHVRKTAETFLGRNRSRTGQYPPGAKPGSKPQSIIPAPSAGLPQPRKGSSKTQDPIILLSPSASSLIRMSNVRSFLQDGVFVPPDHPTLSMPSSNILYISRPLRILSDTSNATSRAVGSQTATRKPTRFILVDSTANFRPDYWNRLVAVFTTGQTWQFKSYKWSSPPELFKHVTGIHVGWRGEGVPREVRGWGRGVQSFSVERWDEKGGVNGAGRWRDREVVEGIWTAIEEGMKQRGWGNK; the protein is encoded by the exons ATGCAAAGCGATCCCTCCCTCCAAGATccccttcttgcccttcgcCGCGCTATTGCGGCCGGCAGTCTTCCCACGCCGACGACCTCCTCCGACCCCTCAGATCAGAATGCCACCGATAACTTAGCTAAAGCCACACACCTTTTCTTTCGGAATCCGTCGCCGCAGACTATCCCATTGAATGCACCAACGCGTTTCTTCTCTACCGCCTCCGACTCCGCTGTCGACCTCCGGAGTATCTTCTTCGCttggcagaagaaagatgtCGCGATTCCGGATTACATTGCCTCAGCACAGGAATTAAATGAGTCGCTAAGGCAGAAGGAACGCAAGGAAGGAGAGCAGGAAGAACAAGTGCAAAACTTGGTTTTCGTCGAGCGCTTAGACCTCATCACCTGGCTCGAAGGCGCCTCCGATGAGAGTGAATATATCAAACCCTTAGAGGGTGcagccgctgctgctgcctccgCGGTGGATCAAGCTCAAGCCTCAGCTAATATTGCCTCTGGTGCTGCTGGAGGTGTTTCTGCAGTCCCAAGCGGCGCACCTGGTGCCACCGCGCCCTCCGGGGGTGCTCAGCAAGGAAAGACCGCGAAGGTTGTTGATCCTAGGTTACAGGAAATCTACAACGGTGAACGGAAGATGGGTGATCGGAATAGTGTTCTACGGGGAATTAAACCAACT GACTTCTCTCATGTTCGCAAAACGGCCGAGACATTCCTCGGTCGTAACCGCTCACGAACAGGCCAATACCCCCCGGGCGCAAAGCCTGGAAGCAAGCCGCAGTCTATCATACCGGCGCCGTCTGCCGGCCTTCCTCAACCCCGGAAAGGCAGCTCCAAAACCCAGGATCCGATCATACTACTTTCCCCATCGGCTTCGTCTCTTATCCGCATGTCAAATGTACGGTCGTTCCTCCAGGATGGTGTCTTTGTACCTCCCGACCACCCCACTCTCTCTATGCCCAGTTCCAACATTCTGTATATATCTCGCCCGCTGCGCATTCTTTCCGACACATCCAACGCAACATCCCGTGCTGTCGGCTCCCAAACCGCAACCAGAAAACCAACCAGGTTCATCCTTGTCGACAGCACAGCCAATTTCAGACCAGACTACTGGAATCGACTCGTCGCCGTCTTCACAACCGGTCAAACCTGGCAATTCAAGTCCTACAAGTGGTCCTCCCCACCCGAACTCTTCAAGCACGTGACCGGTATCCACGTCGGTTGGCGTGGTGAGGGTGTCCCGCGCGAAGTCCGCGGCTGGGGCCGTGGAGTCCAAAGCTTCTCCGTCGAGCGATGGGACGAAAAGGGCGGCGTTAACGGTGCAGGACGGTGGCGAGATCGCGAAGTAGTCGAGGGCATCTGGACTGCGATCGAAGAGGGCATGAAACAAAGAGGTTGGGGCAACAAATGA
- a CDS encoding putative MFS monocarboxylate transporter (predicted protein): MQSQQPIPQPQPSPPEGTHNASQFELEQPSLPATDRGKDAWLMLASCCLIQLPVWGFSLVYGIFQEYYSSHNDLQGSKGDLAVVGTTSTGILYLLSPVSFTLLTRYPQLQKYCASVGLLLSVSGSLLSSFSITVWHLIVTQGVLCAVGNGLVFSPTTLYLDQWFVRRKGLAYGIMWAAKSICGVVLPFLASACLERFGARTTLRAWTVTTLLSTLAALPFVKPRIPPSLSTSARRLDLTFLKLVTFWMLQMGNIIQGFGYFLPTTYLPSYSTSVAGLSKTTGTLLLALFNSTSVVGGIVIGSLCDRFAVTNMMLFSSVGSALSVFLFWGLSTSTSSSYPRAATGLLTLFSITYGFFAGGFSSTWSGVLTQIKRERPSLETGLVFGLLAGGRGIGNVISGPLSTALIEKGSVGGSDTGYGTEYGALILFTGITAFLGAWSWMWRYLSVCYHS, encoded by the exons ATGCAGTCTCAGCAGCCCATTCCTCAACCGCAACCATCTCCCCCAGAAGGCACCCATAATGCTTCCCAATTTGAACTCGAACAACCGTCTCTACCCGCAACAGATCGAGGAAAAGACGCTTGGTTGATGTTAGCCTCGTGCTGCTTAATCCAATTACCGGTCTGGG GCTTTTCTCTCGTCTATGGGATATTTCAAGAGTACTATTCCTCGCACAATGACCTTCAAGGGAGCAAAGGGGATCTGGCAGTAGTGGGAACGACTTCAACT GGAATCctctatcttctttcccccGTATCTTTCACTCTTCTCACCCGTTATCCCCAGCTACAGAAGTATTGTGCTTCTGTTGGCCTGTTGCTCAGTGTTTCTGgctctctcctttcctctttctcgatAACAGTGTGGCACTTAATTGTCACTCAGGGTGTTCTATGCGCCGTTGGGAATGGTCTGGTCTTTAGCCCGACAACCCTATATCTTGATCAATGGTTTGTCCGTCGTAAAGGCCTCGCGTATGGGATTATGTGGGCTGCCAAAAGCATCTGCGGTGTAGTCCTCCCTTTTCTAGCCAGCGCCTGTCTTGAACGTTTTGGAGCGAGAACCACCTTGAGAGCCTGGACAGTCACTACG CTACTCTCTACGTTGGCAGCTCTGCCATTCGTAAAGCCGCGAATCCCACCCTCACTATCGACCTCCGCTCGACGTCTGGACTTAACATTCCTGAAGCTGGTCACTTTCTGGATGCTACAAATGGGGAATATTATCCAGGGCTTTGGGTATTTTCTGCCTACGACTTATTTGCCATCTTACTCGACCAGTGTAGCTGGTCTATCTAAGACCACGGGCACGCTTTTATTGGCCCTCTTCAATTCGACTTCCGTGGTTGGTGGAATAGTGATCGGCTCACTTTGTGACCGCTTCGCCGTTACGAACATGATGCTTTTCTCATCAGTAGGTTCAGCGCTCtctgtcttcctcttttggGGCCTctcaacatcaacctcatcATCTTATCCAAGGGCTGCGACTGGTCTTCTCACTCTTTTCTCCATAACATACGGTTTCTTTGCCGGTGGCTTCAGCTCCACTTGGTCTGGCGTATTAACGCAGATCAAGCGGGAGAGACCATCGTTGGAGACTGGGTTGGTGTTTGGATTGCTAGCTGGAGGGAGAGGGATTGGGAATGTAATTAGTGGACCCTTGAGTACCGCTTTGATCGAGAAAGGATCAGTTGGTGGGAGTGACACCGGATATGGCACGGAATACGGGGCATTGATCTTGTTCACTGGCATAACCGCCTTCCTTGGGGCTTGGAGCTGGATGTGGCGTTACCTGAGTGTCTGTTATCATTCATAA